The following are from one region of the Raphanus sativus cultivar WK10039 unplaced genomic scaffold, ASM80110v3 Scaffold1415, whole genome shotgun sequence genome:
- the LOC130504202 gene encoding uncharacterized protein LOC130504202 has product MKNSNKDVPPGSEDLIPTQQRKRKRRSNNNESENSQPCTSNMNNTGTSIPLSKAFPRVLSDISNIHHKIPSSTISIGANDATDNGIDENGQGKRLKRNSHKSMSQSSNQTTVNNIVGGSSNVSTTLKRKRSATKDVTDHTPSTFSRKKHNAKSGVLTDISNVLPTPTTFPGQFGTSSTSRSSKGKGKVLAGDDKFESITITKSVRKTLEAQFDGCVDDNPSSEDDEDQPYQCDYEEESELYNEQVYDCSSEESDTSDSETIGCDPMLSTDASCYIDDGDPTFKCEHCGAIMWYGERINNKKNTRKPKFALCCGQGQVQLPLLKDSPATLKQLLSGNDAKSIYFRDNIRQLNMVFSFTSLGGKCDRSVPKGCGPLKMFVLQGENYHLMGSLKHPPGDPAKFGQLYIVDTENEVTNRASIIGKYRKTSETSKKETIRKQVIELLMKMLNEVNPYVHQFRSANDRFDTNPEDTFHMRIISSRAKDGRTYDTPTASEVAALIPRDFNLDMDKRDIVLQEKQTGWLKRISEIHPSYLALQHPLIFTYGEDGFRLGIKKRETEATAKLKRQNISMRQWYAFRLQEKENECHTLLHSKRLFQQFLAGNAGKKDMHDQGERFLLPASFTGGPRYMKNNYMDAMAICKYFGFPDLFITFTCNPKWPEITRYLQKRNIIADDRPDIIGRIFKIKLDFLMIYLTDKELLGKTVSSMYTVEWQKRGLPHAHILLFMHASSKFLTTDDIDKVISA; this is encoded by the exons ATGAAAAACTCAAACAAAGATGTCCCTCCAGGATCTGAAGATTTGATACCCACACAacaaaggaaaagaaagagaagatcaAACAACAATGAATCAGAGAATTCACAGCCCTGTACTTCTAATATGAACAACACTGGAACTTCAATTCCTCTTAGCAAAGCTTTTCCAAGGGTTCTATCTGATATCTCCAATATTCATCATAAAATACCATCCTCGACTATTTCTATTGGAGCCAACGATGCTACTG ATAATGGAATAGATGAGAATGGCCAAGGAAAAAGATTGAAGAGAAATTCCCATAAGTCGATGT CACAATCGAGCAATCAAACTACCGTCAACAACATCGTTGGAGGATCTAGCAATGTTTCAACAACTCTTAAGAGAAAGAGATCGGCAACCAAAGATGTCACTGACCATACACCCTCTACGTTTTCCAGAAAGAAACACAATGCCAAATCAGGGGTTCTAACTGATATTTCCAATGTACTTCCTACACCCACTACCTTCCCTGGTCAATTTGGAACATCTTCTACAAGTCGTTCAT CTAAAGGGAAGGGAAAGGTACTTGCTGGAGATGACAAGTTCGAGAGTATAACTATAACCAAGAGTGTTAGGAAAACATTGGAAGCCCAATTCGATGGTTGTGTAGATGATAATCCTTCAAGTGAGGATGATGAGGACCAACCATATCAGTGCGACTATGAag AAGAGTCTGAATTATACAACGAACAAGTCTATGACTGCAGTAGCGAAGAAAGTGACACAAGCGATTCAGAAACTATAGGATGCGACCCTATGTTATCTACAGATGCTTCAT GTTACATTGATGACGGTGATCCTACTTTCAAATGTGAGCATTGTGGGGCTATTATGTGGTATGGTGAAAggataaacaacaaaaagaacaCCCGTAAACCCAAATTTGCTCTTTGTTGTGGTCAAGGACAAGTCCAACTTCCACTGTTAAAGGATTCACCAGCAACATTGAAACAATTACTTTCTGGAAATGACGCAAAAAGCATATACTTCAGAGATAACATTCGCCAGTTAAATATGGTTTTCTCATTTACATCCCTTGGTGGTAAATGCGACCGCTCAGTTCCGAAAGGATGTGGCCCTCTAAAGATGTTTGTACTTCAAGGAGAGAACTATCATTTGATGGGTAGTTTAAAGCATCCTCCTGGGGACCCTGCTAAGTTTGGACAGCTCTATATTGTCGATACAGAAAATGAAGTTACTAACCGTGCTTCTATAATTGG AAAGTACAGGAAAACTTCGGAAACATCTAAAAAGGAGACAATTCGGAAACAAGTTATTGAGTTATTAATGAAGATGCTAAACGAGGTCAATCCATATGTCCATCAATTTAGATCAGCAAATGATAGATTTGACACTAATCCAGAGGACACATTCCATATGCGCATTATTAGCAGTCGTGCAAAAGATGGAAGGACATATGACACTCCTACAGCATCAGAGGTTGCAGCATTAATTCCAAGAGATTTTAATTTGGACATGGATAAAAGAGATATCGTGCTGCAAGAGAAACAAACTGGTTGGCTAAAGAGGATTAGTGAGATTCACCCTTCTTACTTGGCACTTCAACATCCTCTGATATTTACTTATGGTGAAGATGGCTTCAGACTTGGgataaaaaagagagaaacagaAGCTACTGCTAAACTAAAGAGGCAGAATATTAGTATGAGGCAGTGGTATGCATTTCGTCTACAAGAAAAGGAGAATGAGTGTCATACACTTCTGCATTCAAAACGTTTGTTTCAGCAGTTTTTG GCTGGAAATGCGGGAAAGAAGGATATGCATGACCAAGGAGAGCGATTTTTGCTACCAGCCTCATTCACAGGAGGACCAAGATACATGAAGAACAACTACATGGATGCAATGGCTATATGCAAGTATTTTGGGTTTCCTGATCTGTTTATAACATTCACTTGCAATCCTAAATGGCCTGAAATAACCAGGTATCTACAAAAGAGGAACATTATTGCTGATGACAGACCTGATATTATTGGAAggattttcaaaatcaaactTGATTTTCTCATGATTTATTTAACGGATAAAGAACTGCTGGGGAAGACAGTGTCAT cTATGTACACCGTTGAGTGGCAGAAACGTGGGCTACCACATGCACATATTCTGTTGTTCATGCATGCTTCCTCTAAATTTCTTACCACTGATGACATTGACAAGGTTATCTCTGCTTGA
- the LOC130504203 gene encoding uncharacterized protein LOC130504203, translating into MALKPATQEITPISELKPRHTNKVVHVKVLHSWTQNINQGGETMEFVFSDENGDKIHGSCKKTYFESKERLLPVGAWRNVRNFHVRPAGGAFRTTNHTYKIVFNQATAVTRSNFINDELYLNLVDFQTVLTGTLDENLLIDVLGQVLDCGDVETILCSGGNQRKKLEFILRDMNDVRLPCCIWGKLTDILHSARNEDDGMVTLLLRFAKIGKFRGELQISNSYDASQMIINPTIPDAEAFKDMDTGDEKSLMLIESKEEGSNQVGHPDRIGHRDKWLQYPTKKIHELLGSTQVGRCLVTCYVYEIDMDWSWFWLHLIVRDDTGVSKIMILDKVANGIVAKTPLKLLNGSWEELEDTSLIPEAITDLIGKSFTFGVYVEKDNVSYGAEIFKVGKIYKDRLDCLTGALTPGSVNLTDSQELNDYVSTPSSKRKEDESISHPDISSTTKRPCLMKVKQEKAEDAAKKRG; encoded by the exons ATGGCTTTGAAACCTGCTACTCAAGAAATCACCCCTATCAGCGAGTTGAAACCAAGACACACTAACAAGGTTGTTCATGTGAAGGTCCTACATTCCTGGACACAGAACATTAATCAAGGTGGGGAAACCATGGAATTCGTCTTCTCTGATGAAAAT GGGGATAAAATCCATGGAAGCTGCAAAAAAACTTACTTTGAGAGTAAAGAAAGGCTTCTTCCTGTTGGAGCATGGCGCAATGTCCGAAACTTCCATGTTAGACCTGCTGGAGGAGCATTTCGCACTACCAACCATACCTACAAGATTGTGTTCAATCAAGCAACAGCCGTGACTCGGTCCAATTTCATCAATGATGAGTTGTATCTTAATTTGGTTGATTTCCAGACAGTTTTGACTGGAACACTTGATGAAAATCTACTAATTG ATGTGCTGGGCCAAGTTTTGGATTGTGGTGATGTCGAAACAATTCTTTGTTCTGGGGGGAACCAGCGTAAAAAACTAGAATTCATCCTTAGAGACATGAA TGATGTGAGGCTACCATGCTGCATTTGGGGCAAATTAACCGACATTCTCCACTCTGCCCGCAATGAAGACGATGGAATGGTTACTTTGCTTTTGAGGTTTGCTAAAATTGGGAAGTTTAGAG GAGAACTACAAATCTCTAACTCCTATGATGCTTCTCAAATGATCATCAACCCTACGATACCAGATGCAGAAGCATTTAAAGATAT GGACACTGGAGATGAGAAAAGTCTAATGCTCATTGAAAGTAAGGAGGAGGGTAGCAACCAAGTTGGTCATCCAGATAGGATTGGACACCGTGATAAGTGGTTGCAATACCCCACTAAGAAAATCCATGAGTTGCTTGGATCAACTCAA GTTGGTAGATGTTTGGTCACTTGCTACGTCTATGAAATTGACATGGACTGGTCCTG GTTCTGGCTTCACTTGATAGTCAGAGATGATACCGGTGTTTCAAAAATAATGATCCTAGACAAGGTTGCTAATGGGATCGTTGCTAAGACTCCACTCAAGTTGCTTAATGGAAGTTGGGAAGAG cTTGAAGACACAAGTTTAATACCAGAGGCTATTACTGATTTGATTGGAAAAAGTTTCACATTTGGAGTCTATGTTGAGAAGGACAATGTATCTTATGGTGCTGAGATTTTCAAGGTCGGAAAAATCTACAAAGACAGGCTCGATTGCTTGACTGGTGCACTCACACCA GGTTCTGTTAACTTAACTGATAGCCAAGAACTCAATGACTATGTGTCCACACCATCCAGtaagagaaaagaagatgagTCTATTTCTCACCCTGACATCAGTTCCACAACAAAGAGACCATGCTTAATGAAAGTAAAACAAGAGAAGGCAGAAGATGCTGCTAAGAAACGTGGCTAA